The Musa acuminata AAA Group cultivar baxijiao chromosome BXJ1-3, Cavendish_Baxijiao_AAA, whole genome shotgun sequence genome window below encodes:
- the LOC103977197 gene encoding sphinganine C4-monooxygenase 2-like, with protein MAFAVSDELLGTFVPIAVYWIYSGIYVLLGDLEKYRLHTKAEENVKNIVSKSTVIKGVLVQQAFQISVSLLLFAVISDGNGIAKPQPSFLAIIVQFLVAMFVLDTWQYFMHRYMHINKFLYKHIHSKHHTLVVPYAFGALFNHPLEGLLLDTVGGALAFLVSGMTPRTGIFFFSFATIKTVDDHCGLWLPGNPLHALFSNNSAYHDVHHQLYGSKYNFSQPFFVMWDRILGTYMPYSLEKRKEGGLEARPIKHKS; from the exons ATGGCGTTTGCAGTGTCAGATGAACTACTGGGCACGTTCGTCCCCATCGCCGTGTACTGGATCTACTCTGGAATCTATGTCTTGCTGGGTGATCTAGAGAAGTATCGGCTGCACACCAAGGCCGAGGAGAACGTGAAGAACATCGTCTCCAAATCGACCGTCATCAAAGGCGTCCTGGTTCAGCAGGCTTTCCAGATCTctgtttcccttctcctcttcgct GTCATAAGCGACGGCAACGGGATCGCCAAGCCACAACCCTCCTTCCTCGCCATCATCGTCCAATTCCTGGTCGCCATGTTCGTGCTCGATACATGGCAGTACTTCATGCACAGGTACATGCACATCAACAAGTTCCTGTACAAGCACATCCACTCCAAGCACCACACTCTCGTCGTCCCCTACGCCTTCGGAGCGCTCTTCAACCATCCACTGGAAGGCCTTCTGCTGGACACCGTCGGCGGAGCTCTCGCCTTCCTCGTCTCAGGCATGACACCCCGAAcaggcatcttcttcttctccttcgccaCCATCAAGACCGTCGACGACCACTGCGGGCTGTGGCTCCCGGGGAACCCTCTCCATGCGCTCTTCAGCAACAACAGCGCTTACCATGACGTCCACCACCAACTCTATGGCAGCAAGTACAACTTCTCGCAGCCGTTCTTCGTTATGTGGGACAGGATTCTGGGCACCTACATGCCCTACTCGCTcgagaagaggaaggagggagGGTTGGAAGCTCGACCAATCAAACACAAGAGCTGA